A portion of the Lolium rigidum isolate FL_2022 chromosome 1, APGP_CSIRO_Lrig_0.1, whole genome shotgun sequence genome contains these proteins:
- the LOC124685136 gene encoding protein SRG1-like, with amino-acid sequence MADESWRLPNSVQQLASTVQEPPSRYLLREEEPLGRNLAGTEMPEPIPMIDLGLLSASNDADEAAKLRSALLTWGFFQVSNHGMEASLMDSVMTASRDFFRLPLEEKRKYSNLIDGKHFQMEGYGNDQVKTPNQRLDWSDRLHLKVEPEDERNLDHWPIRPESFRDVLHEYTLKSKRIKDDILRAMARLLELDEDCLVNQFSDKALTYARFNYYPPCPRPDLVLGIKPHSDVFSLTVLLMDKDVQGLQVLRDGTWYNVPTVSNYTLLINVGVTMEIMTNGVFRGPVHRVVTNAEKERISVAVFYGMDPEKEIGPIADMLNEEQPARYRKMKNKDFLVAHYEHFTRGERVVDSLKI; translated from the exons ATGGCTGATGAGTCATGGAGGCTGCCAAACTCTGTGCAGCAACTGGCTTCCACCGTGCAGGAACCACCAAGCAGGTACTTGCTTAGAGAGGAAGAACCGCTTGGTAGGAACCTGGCTGGTACCGAGATGCCAGAGCCCATTCCAATGATCGATCTCGGCCTGCTGTCAGCATCCAACGATGCGGATGAAGCCGCCAAGCTGCGGTCAGCGTTGCTGACTTGGGGATTCTTCCAG GTTTCCAACCATGGAATGGAGGCCTCTCTAATGGATTCTGTGATGACTGCATCAAGGGATTTTTTTCGCCTACCGCTTGAAGAGAAAAGGAAGTACAGTAACCTAATAGATGGGAAACATTTCCAGATGGAAGGGTATGGAAATGACCAGGTGAAAACTCCAAATCAAAGACTGGACTGGTCCGATCGACTGCATCTTAAAgttgagccagaagacgagagaaACCTTGACCATTGGCCCATACGTCCAGAATCTTTCAG GGATGTTCTACACGAGTACACATTGAAGAGCAAGAGAATCAAAGACGACATCCTTCGGGCGATGGCCAGGCTACTGGAGCTTGATGAAGATTGCCTCGTTAACCAGTTCAGCGACAAGGCTCTAACTTATGCTAGATTCAATTACTATCCTCCATGTCCAAGACCTGATCTTGTGTTGGGCATAAAGCCTCACTCTGATGTCTTTTCTCTTACTGTTCTTCTCATGGATAAAGATGTCCAAGGACTGCAAGTTCTTAGAGATGGAACGTGGTACAATGTCCCAACTGTATCTAACTACACCTTGCTGATCAACGTTGGTGTTACAATGGAG ATAATGACCAACGGGGTCTTCAGGGGGCCAGTGCACAGGGTTGTGACAAATGCTGAGAAAGAGAGGATCTCGGTGGCTGTGTTCTATGGCATGGATCCTGAGAAAGAGATTGGACCAATAGCTGATATGTTGAACGAGGAGCAGCCGGCGCGATACAGGAAAATGAAGAACAAGGACTTCCTAGTCGCGCACTATGAACATTTCACTCGAGGAGAGAGAGTTGTCGATTCATTAAAGATATAA